AACTTCCTCCAACTGCTAAAATTGTAACTTTATCGGGATTTAAATTAAAAAATTTACAAGCATCTGATTTTGTAAAATTATTTTGCGAAATTTCTTTTCTTATAGGGTTTCCTGTTATAACAATTTTAGAGCTGTCGAAAAACGTCTCCATATTTGGATAAGCAACACAAATTAAATCTACTTTTTTAGCCAAAATCCGATTTGTTAAGCCCGGATATGAGTTTTGCTCTTGCAATAAAGTTTTTATCCCCATTTTCATTGCTTTACGCATTACAGGTCCACTTGCATAACCTCCAAAACCTACCACAACAGCAGGTTTAAAATCTTTTAATATTTTTTTTGCTTTAGCGAGACTTCTAAGAATTTTGAATGGTACTAACAAATTTTTAAGTGATAATTTCCTTCTAATACCTTGAATTGGCAGCCCTATAATCGGATATCCGTGGTGAGGAACTTTATCCATTTCCATTCTGTTTTCAGCTCCAACAAACATAATTTCAGCATTTGGCATCAATTTGCGAAGCGCATCTGCTGTTGCCAAAGCAGGATATATGTGTCCGCCTGTTCCTCCTGCTGAGAAAATAAATTTAGTTTTTTGTGTTTTCATTTTCTTTTTCAATATATTCATTACTGCGACTAACACTTAAAATTATACCTATTGAGATACACGTAAACCAAATAGATGTACCGCCCATGCTAACAAGCGGTAAAGGCTGCCCTGTAACGGGCAATAATCCTACGGCTACGCCCATATTTATCAATGCTTGGAAAACTATTAAAAAAGTTAATCCAATAGCCAAAAATGCACCAAAAGCCCCTGGAGCTCGTGCAGCCACGCGTATTCCCCGATATAAAAGTATGAGATAAAACATTAAAACAACAATTCCGCCAACAAGTCCAAATTCCTCAACAATAAGAGCATAAATAAAATCTGAATATGGATGTGGAAGAAAATTGCGTTGTGTTGAATTTCCGGGCATTTTTCCAAAAACACCACCATTAGCAATTGCTATTTTAGCTTGCATTGCTTGATAATCACCTTGTTCATCACCAGATTTAAAATTTTCAATACGACTTACCCAAGTGCTTGTTCTGCCACCACCGGGCATTTGCTTTAAAATAAAAAAGCCTATTACAAGTATAAATATAACAATTCCAGCAGTAGCTAAAATATATTTAGTAGGTGTTCTACCAACATACATTAATACTATGCAAGTACCAAAAATCAAAATTGCAGTAGAAAGGTTTGCCGGAAAAATTAGAATTGTAATAATTGCAACAGGGATTATAAGAGGAATAAATCCTTTATTCAAATCGGATATTTCTGATTGTTTTATTGCAAGCAAACGAGCAACATAAGATATTAAAGCTAATTTTGCGACATCAGAACTTTGAAAGCTAATTCCAATGCCAGGAATTGTAAGCCACCTACTAGCTTCATTAATATTTGTGCCACTAATAAGAGTTATTAAAAGCAATGGTATGCTTATATAAAAAAGTAGTTGAGCAAATCTTGAATAATATGTGTATTTAATTTTATGAAATAAATATAAAATAAACAATCCACTAACAATAATAAAGAAATGCTTTAACAAGTAATATTCAGTATTTCCATGTTGATATCTAAAAGCCAATGATCCTGTAGAGCTGTAAACTGCTAAAATAGAAATACAGCTTAGGAGTATGACAATTACCCATATACCACGATCACCTTTTATATGTTTAGAAAAAAAGTTCATTTTTTACAATTCTCTAATTGCATTTTTAAAACGTTTTCCACGATCTTCTATGCTTTCAAACATATCAAAACCCGCACAAGCTGGTGAAAGCAAAACAGAATCGCCAGAATTGCCAATTTTATACGAAATATAAACTGCCTGATCCATACTTCTAGATTCAAAAACATTATCAACAAAGGGACTAAATGTTTTTATTAGTTTTTCATTGTCCACCCCAATGCAAATCAAGGTGTGTACTTTTTCTTTTACTAATGGAATTAAGCTCTGATAATCATTTCCATTATCCACACCTCCTGCAATCCAAACAATTGGAGATTTCATGCTTTCTAATGCATACCACGCAGAATTTACATTTGTTGCCTTACTATCGTTCCAAAAAGTTATACCATGCAATTTTGCAACAAATTCCAGCCTATGCTCAATTTTTCGCATTGTTTGAAAACTTTTTTTCAGATAATCTTTTTTGAAATCAAAAAGCGTTGTGGCAATTGATGATGCCATGTTTGCATAATTTGCTCTTCCTTGATGTGCTAATAATTCTATTTTCATATTTTATTTACCGCAATTTTAATGTTACAATAGTTATAATAGCCGCAAAAATGCTGACTATAATAAACCTGTTTACTATTTTAACTTCGTGTAATCCCTTTTTTTGATAATGATGGTGAATGGGAGCCATCAAAAATGCTCTATGGGCAGAAGCATATTCAATACCATGTCTTTTTTTTCTGTATTTAAAAACTGAAGTTTGAATAATTACAGAAAGAGATTCGATTAAAAACACGACGCATAAAATTGGAATTAACAATTCCTTTCTTATCATCAATGCATAAACTGCAATTATTCCCCCGATTGTCAAGCTGCCTGTATCGCCCATAAACACTTGAGCTGGATACGAATTATACCACAAAAATCCAATTAAAGCTCCAACAAAAGAGCTTATAAAAATGGTAAGCTCTCCAGAATTTGGGATATACATTATATTCAGGTAGTCTGCAAAAATGAAGTTGCCTGAAATCCATGCCAGCAGCCCAAGCACAATTCCTATAACCGCCGAGGTTCCTGCCGCAAGCCCATCCATTCCATCTGTTAGATTAGCTCCATTTGAGACGGCGACGACAATAAACATAACAATTGGTACAAAAATAAGCCAGCCCCATTTTCCTGCTGCATCTCCCATCCATTTTGTCAAAACTGCATAATCAAATTCATTTCCTTTTACAAAAGGTATAGTTGTTTTTAGAGATTTTACTTCTTCTGTTTGAAAAAAATCGGCTGCTTCCTTTTTGCAGTC
This Bacteroidales bacterium DNA region includes the following protein-coding sequences:
- the murG gene encoding undecaprenyldiphospho-muramoylpentapeptide beta-N-acetylglucosaminyltransferase; its protein translation is MKTQKTKFIFSAGGTGGHIYPALATADALRKLMPNAEIMFVGAENRMEMDKVPHHGYPIIGLPIQGIRRKLSLKNLLVPFKILRSLAKAKKILKDFKPAVVVGFGGYASGPVMRKAMKMGIKTLLQEQNSYPGLTNRILAKKVDLICVAYPNMETFFDSSKIVITGNPIRKEISQNNFTKSDACKFFNLNPDKVTILAVGGSLGAKTINESICDLLPEICKKDYQLIWQTGRYYEYHKCINYSLSMSNNVFSQEFIYEMPQAYAAADIIISRSGAIAVSEISAVGKPVIFIPSPNVTDDHQTKNAMTLVNADAALIVKDEEAREKLGKVLFYLISDTDMQKKLSQNIKKMAKPNAAEDIAKKIIELI
- a CDS encoding phospho-N-acetylmuramoyl-pentapeptide-transferase — translated: MLYYLFDFLERQYDLPGAGVFQYLSFRAALAAVFSLLIAMVFGKKIIGILKRKQIGEEIRDLGLEGQMEKKGTPTMGGIIILSAILIPTLLVAKLHNIYIIVMLITTVWLGMLGFADDYIKVFKKNKAGLQGKFKVLGQLGLGLFVGFVLFFSEDIVIREKINPAEHLTERDVLSKDCKKEAADFFQTEEVKSLKTTIPFVKGNEFDYAVLTKWMGDAAGKWGWLIFVPIVMFIVVAVSNGANLTDGMDGLAAGTSAVIGIVLGLLAWISGNFIFADYLNIMYIPNSGELTIFISSFVGALIGFLWYNSYPAQVFMGDTGSLTIGGIIAVYALMIRKELLIPILCVVFLIESLSVIIQTSVFKYRKKRHGIEYASAHRAFLMAPIHHHYQKKGLHEVKIVNRFIIVSIFAAIITIVTLKLR
- a CDS encoding FtsW/RodA/SpoVE family cell cycle protein, giving the protein MNFFSKHIKGDRGIWVIVILLSCISILAVYSSTGSLAFRYQHGNTEYYLLKHFFIIVSGLFILYLFHKIKYTYYSRFAQLLFYISIPLLLITLISGTNINEASRWLTIPGIGISFQSSDVAKLALISYVARLLAIKQSEISDLNKGFIPLIIPVAIITILIFPANLSTAILIFGTCIVLMYVGRTPTKYILATAGIVIFILVIGFFILKQMPGGGRTSTWVSRIENFKSGDEQGDYQAMQAKIAIANGGVFGKMPGNSTQRNFLPHPYSDFIYALIVEEFGLVGGIVVLMFYLILLYRGIRVAARAPGAFGAFLAIGLTFLIVFQALINMGVAVGLLPVTGQPLPLVSMGGTSIWFTCISIGIILSVSRSNEYIEKENENTKN